The Babylonia areolata isolate BAREFJ2019XMU chromosome 24, ASM4173473v1, whole genome shotgun sequence genomic interval CTCGGACCGCTACGAGGGCGACGACAGCGCGCAGGAGGACGACGGGGCAGGGCTGTACGACTCTCACGGGCAGAGCACTCTGGTGGCGGCGCGACAAGGGGTGGGCATCCACGAGCCTATGTGCCCGCCCTCCCGCTTACCTCCCATTGACGAGGGCCCGGCCACTCACAGGTTAGtacgtttccgtttccgtttcactttcgctttcgctttctcaaggaggcggtcactactgcgttcggacaaatccatactgtACGCtgcaccaccacatctgctgggtagatgcctgacagcagtagcagtacccaACGagtctgtcaggccttgagtgcatgcatatttatgaatacatatatatatatatagacacatatcCGGAGACACTACAGGATAGTTAGTTCCCCTTCGTTGTTGCTGatgcatatgtaggaatgtgAAAACAGTTTGAATGTCTcagccgggttcgaatctcggtaaaggcgcttggtgggtaaagggtggagattttttctgatttcccaggtcaatatatgtgcagacctgctagtgcctgaaccccttcttgtgtatacgctccgcagaagatcaaatacacacgtttaagatcctgtgatccatgtcagcattgggtgggttatggaaacaagaacatacacagcgtgcaaacccccgaaaacggggtatggctacCAACGATGGGCGGGGTATATAAACgaaacggccatacacataaaatgctacatgtctacctgagagtatgtgtgtgcgtgcccgaaaatctgattgaatgacacaggaaacgaatgacaagcgccccgcaatggcagccgtcagtcggctctacccaggtgggcagcctgtcgtacaaatgaccccgagtttgtaaaacgcttagaacTTGGTTCTCCGaacgaggataggcactgtataagtatccatatcattatcatcgtcatcattatcatcgtcgttgtcgtcgtcatcgtcgtcatcatcatcatcgtcgtggtcatcgtcatcgtcgtcgtcgtcattcctccgtgttatgcaaatgacctcgagtttgtaaagtgcttagaacttGGGTGTCCGaacgaggataggcactgtataagtatccatatcatcgtcgtcgtcgtcattgtcatcgtcgtcatcatcgtcttcatcatcatcatcattaatgactCCACCCGTCACCAGGTCCTACACGGGGTCGGGCAGTgcgggaggaggaggcaggaggaACAGCAACCCCACGGCCACCTTCAGTGACCACACGCCCACCATCTTCGAGGAGGAGGACACCCCCAGGAGCGACGCCGACACTCCGCGCTCCTTCGACCTGGGCCAGGACTCCCACAGCGCTACTGACGGGGACCCTCACTCCCGTGCGGGTACTCCCTCGGGCCGGCGGAGCTCCCTGGGATTGCTGTACAGGATGGAGGGCAACAGGATGGTGGCCATTCCGGATGTAGTGGAGCAGGTGGTGAGATCTGCtgggggctgtgtctgtctgtctgtctgtctgtctgtctgtctgtcgtccgtgttgtgttggtggtggtgctgttgctgctgttgatgctgctgctgttgttaatgttgttgttgatgctgctgctgttgttgttgttgttgttgatgctgctgctgctgctgctgctgctgttgttgttgttgatgctgctgctgctgctgctgttgttgttgttgatgctgttgttgttgttgctgttgttgttgttgatgctgctgctgctgctcctgttgttgttgttgctgctgttgttgttgttgttcacctcCTTGTCTCTCCCATCTCGTTCCTTCCAACCTCCTCAACGCTCTCTTTCCCCCGGGTCTTTTTTCTATTCCTgttcattccctcccccccccccccccacccccatgcctccgctctctctctctttctctcctcctcgtccttctcttcccctcctcctccccctgcccctcctctgtcccctgctcctccacctcccccacttcCTTCACCTTTCTTATTCTCTTAATACTTTCAaatcgcctatcctcggtgggagaccaaaCTGTGAACGCTACACAAACACGgagtcttttgcacaacaggctgctgcatacctgggtagagccgactgacagctgcctttaggtgctcatcattcgttttctgccTCATTCATTCAGGCTTCATTAACGCACAAACTTATATGATggagggtttttttccccccagacttTTGGAAGGGACAACTCTTTCTCCGACAACCTACACGTGtatttatctgtatttctttgtgttttcggATTCTTTCTCaatcttctggttgttgttgttttttttccaagtagGTCTGTACATGAATATGTATTTGTTTGGGGTgaagtgggatgtgtgtgtgtgtgtgtgtgtgtgtgtgtgtgtgtgtgtgtgtgtgtgtgtgtgtgtctctgggtgtgtggatgggtttgTCTGTGTCtaggtttgtgtctgtgtgttcgtcagtgtctCAGtgacaaccccttccccccccaccccccacccccacacagagaaccacccacaccccccacacccatcccccccccacacacacacatagaaaatccCGCCCACATAACCTACCCACCCAACCGCCCACCAACAGCCTCCTCACCCTTTTTCCCCACCCCGCACACGCctgacccctccatccccctaccccctccatcccacctacctcctccacccctcaccccccctccaccccccgcccgccAAACAAAACGAACAGTAACACAGcagcttgtttgttttctgccgCCTTACATAACAGGAGACAGGGAACGGCACTGTGGACAGGCCGCACGATGACAAACAGCCCGACGTGGTCAGGGGCCGCGGGGGCGTCAGACTCAAACCCCTGGTCCGCTCGGCCAGCGGGCGGCGGGGGTCCGCGGGCGGTCTGCCGAcggtgaagggggcaggggggtcctCGGCGGCCCTGTCGGCGGACCTCAAGAAGAAACGACCCGCTgtgggaggcggaggaggaggagggggtgggggcggcggggggaccTCCTATAGGGCCAAGGGACAGCGAGGGAAACACGACGACCTGGTAAatgggctggctggctggctgttgtgTGTAATTGGTGGTATGAGTTGTTggggttggctgtgtgtgtgtgtttgggggggcgggcgggggggtagCACAATTaccgtgtttttgtgttttgtatcttTTGTTGATTaataacacttcttttttttttattattgtattcACGCTGGCGTATTGGTGTGAGTTGTTTATTTAACCCTTTTTGCATTCACTCTGGtgtataagtacacacacacacacacacacacacacgcacacgcacacacgcacacacacagtggggtaTTGAGAGGGTCGGAGGGGGGATGGTCGGGGGTGATttggggtggtgagtggtggggtgtttcggggggacggggggcggggaggggggggttcgggggggacaTTGTTTCTGCAAAACACGGTCCCACTGTGTCCCCTTATCACTACCCCTCAGCTGTTTGCGGACGAGGAAGAGTTCAAGCCCCAGACCCGGGTGAAGGTGACTCGGGTGGACATACCCGAGCTGCTGCCACCCGGCATGGTGGGGGCCCGGCCCCCTGGGGACAACGAGCTGCTGGAGTCACCCGGCAAGTGTTTTCAACAGGTACGTCAGCCTGCCtgttcgtctgtcagtctgtctgtttgtctatctgtctgcctgttcgtctgtctgttcgtctgtctgtctgtttgtctatctgtctgcctgttcgtctgtctgtctggttgtctgtctatccACCATGCATATTGTGCGTTGAACTGCGCACACACCCAGTGCGTTGTGTGTTGgaagtgtgtgttgaagtgtgtatATATACTCAGTGCATTGTGTCTTGAACCATGTGcatccagtgtgttgtgtgttgaagtgtgtccatccagtgtgttgtgtgtttaactGTGTTCACTTCCAGTTTGTTGTATGTTGAAGTGTGTGTTCGACTGTGTGCACCatggtgttgtgaagtgtgtgttgtgtgttgaactgtgtgtatccagtgtgttgtgtgttgaagtatgtgttgtgtgttcaacTGCATACATTTCTAGTGTGTGTTGAACTGTATGTGATTTATTTTTGttctatttatccatttatctttttgtttgtttgtttgtttgtttgttaattaaaTGTGTACACACTAAGCgtgttgtgtgagtgcgtgtgtgtgtgtgtgtgtgtgtgtgtgtgtgtgtgtgtgtgtgtgtgtgtgcgtgtgtgtgtgtgtgtgtgggtgtgtgtgtgtgtgtgtgtgtgtgcgtgtgtgtgtgtgtgtgtgtgtgtgtgtgtgtgtgtgtgtctgtgtgtgtgtgtgtgtgtgttccaggcagCCAACGAGGAGGCCcggggcggcgggggggagggtgaggggggtgtgacgCCCCGCCGACAGTGGCTGCAGCCCGCCAGCCAGCCCCGTGACGTGTGGGGCAAGGTGTCCGGCCTGTGGAAACTGGGCCACGCCTGGCCAGATCCCCGCACCACCTGATCTggcctcacccccccacccccaccccccacacccatccccaaccTCCCACCATCGTCCCCCaagtcccccaccaccatcatcatcatctacatcaacagcatcatcatcagtccatcaTCTAGTGGAAACGTGGGGTGGCTCGCCGGTTTTGGTGTTTTctgatacatacacgcacacgcacgcacgtacgcacacacacacgcgcacgcacgcacacacacacacacacacacacacacacacacacacacacacacacacacacacacacatgcaaacgtcACCCTGGAGACTGGGACGAAACTGGCCCAAAGTTTTGTTTTCTGAGTAGCTTTGCTACTATATCATCTGCATGTCATCTGAGTGTACAGTATATGGaggttttcctcttttttttttaatatgtttttgTTTAGACTTCAGTGGCATGATTGTGTGGTTTGGGGGGACAGGAATTGTAGGTATAGCAGCCATCAGTAGCATTATAATTGATATCAATAAGGCATTATCCGATCTTTTCCATATATGCATGCTGCTCGAAATAGCACATGCACCATTCCGCATTTGGGTTTGGGTTTCTCGCACTCTGTTAACACGAAATCTGTCCAAAGCGGTTTTTGCTAAATGTACCAGCATTGGTAGAGCTAGTAATGGCTAGATATTTCGTGAAACGCTGGGCAAAAGTGGACAGGCACACTCCAGAATAACCGCAAAAAATATCCCACACCGTGATTTCAGACTCAGGCTGAAGAATCAcccaatgtctgtctgtgtgtatgttgcttCTGGATTAATGCAATACAGGCGTGTGACTATTCCAACTCCACCCCTCAGTGACTACTTAAGACGTTTAAgttgttatatattttttcaagGTGGACAGTGATCCTGACGACCCTTTCGGAAGCCCGCCTAGCACTGCGGTATGATGCTATTTTCTCTCACAGAAATACTCCAGACTGATTTCGCCTATCAGCTTctcgcagatttttttttatattttttaaaatatttttatatcCAACTTGGgatgtgaggaggaggaattttgtttaatgtcccgtcacacatataggtgattgaagacattttgttaaagtatttatgaatacatctgagtattatcgattagaaggggtgggagatgtggatgaatggagggttgggagaaactgggcaatacacgaagaacaaagtaaatactgatttcggcttcgtgttaatcgtggcgtataatattctggtagaagagcaccgctcctaaagaggctgccggtacaatggctgaagtacagccacgaacacaggtcgacgcacaaatggaccttgtagcactctcctaccgaatccaccgcacaaaaactccgatttcacgtcaccaaaacacagatgaatggggaaacgaatctcaagatattaaaaagaaaacaataacagttaaaatatattattttatggcagagctgttcgtTCCTGCTGCTTAACGTTATCCATGTCAGGGATCGGGAGCGAGGCTTTCCTGCTCTGGGGATAGGGTTCGATACTGTGGAGTTTCTCCAAGACTTGTCTGTGGCAGACAGTGTGTTTGCTCAGTGCActtcaagtatcagtatcagtggctcacggaggcgtcactgcgttcgggtaaatccatatacgctacaccagcagcgtaaaccaacgcgtttagtcaggcctttaaaaaaaaaaaattatgagacAACGCTTCTTCCCTGGGGATCTCTTTATATGGGAACCCAATTGCCTGAGAAAATTTGACAAGGAATGCTGTGTCCTGATTGTGGGTTGATTCTTTAGTTTTCTTGGGTCGTTATtgcttgttttttggttgttttttgtggtaaGCATTGATTAACACGAGTCTAATATGATACgccgtttgtatgtgtgagtgtgtgtttatgtttggtagtgtgtgtgtgtgtgtgtgtgttatgggtttttttttttgtgtgtgtgtagctaagcAGACAACGATGAGGGAAAGGGcggagagaaaaaatatatatattggtgtTACACTGCATTACTATGAATAATGTTGCGTTTCGcgaaccgccccccccaccccaccccacaccctccccctttccttcaccTTGACGTGATACTGGCCAACATATTTGTGTGATGCTTTAGAAATAATAGACTTTCTCAGATAGTattattttttgtatgtgtgtctgcattgttggacttataaaaagaaaatgcattGGGACATATTGCACAGGAcgaaaatattttgtttttatagtaAAACCCTAAAGAGCAAACATGTTGCTGTTACTTCATGTGTATGACTGTCAAGGTGTGGTGAAATAAATATGAGTGTTGACAATACCGTATAATATAGATTAAGGAGTTTGTATCGTTTTGTTTGATGTTAGAAAATACATCAATTGATTTTTTTATAACTGGACCATCACTGCACACCTACATTGACAACCAGTCCTTTTTGCATGGTTCAGTTGATATGTTGACCTATTTTCCCCAAATATTGTTTTACTTGTACAGTGTTTTTACAATGTACATAAAGGTAGCACGAaacaacaactatatatatatatatatgacatcagAATGACagatgacaaaacaacaaaacgatagATATGACATATACAAGCTACATGCCCCAGAGATGATTTTTGTTATTGCCCAACATAACGCCTCATGTGTACTGAGTTGTATAGACctgtccacgtctctctctctctctctctatatatatatatatatatatatatatgcgtgtgtttgttttgtgacgGTAATACCTGCTTCGTGTAAACAGATGCATGTCCATGCACTTTCGCACAGATTTACACAAGACATAAATATATCGCCAACAGCATTTTCATC includes:
- the LOC143298561 gene encoding uncharacterized protein LOC143298561: MQLLRKEVVSPGGRDTPASNVHLTITTPSPKPSTPDGDVTPSTENNLLKKHYHVIGSDTPISGMQEDGEGKYVDSDNSVTPRLTGSDGDGGDDGDEEEEEEEQGMIMRKIVMVVALNLYFNTYEDGEGKYVDSDNSATPRLTGRRRLPATPRTPVMVMPVQAEGSDRYEGDDSAQEDDGAGLYDSHGQSTLVAARQGVGIHEPMCPPSRLPPIDEGPATHRSYTGSGSAGGGGRRNSNPTATFSDHTPTIFEEEDTPRSDADTPRSFDLGQDSHSATDGDPHSRAGTPSGRRSSLGLLYRMEGNRMVAIPDVVEQVETGNGTVDRPHDDKQPDVVRGRGGVRLKPLVRSASGRRGSAGGLPTVKGAGGSSAALSADLKKKRPAVGGGGGGGGGGGGGTSYRAKGQRGKHDDLLFADEEEFKPQTRVKVTRVDIPELLPPGMVGARPPGDNELLESPGKCFQQAANEEARGGGGEGEGGVTPRRQWLQPASQPRDVWGKVSGLWKLGHAWPDPRTT